The following are encoded together in the Bradyrhizobium sp. CCGUVB1N3 genome:
- a CDS encoding bifunctional methylenetetrahydrofolate dehydrogenase/methenyltetrahydrofolate cyclohydrolase, with translation MTARIIDGKVIAAELRARVADEVARVKREHNLVPGLAVVLVGSDPASEVYVRSKHTQTQAAGMASFEHKLPADVSQGDLLALVAKLNRDPAVHGILVQLPLPKGLNTEAVINAIDPAKDVDGLHPNNAGRLAGGFQALSPCTPLGCIILTKSVHASLEGMNAIVIGRSNLVGRPLVQLLLNENATVTIAHSRSRDLPGLVKRADLVYAAVGKAEMVRGDWLKPGATVIDVGINRIPKEDGKTRLVGDVAYQEALGVAGAITPVPGGVGQMTVACLLVNTLRAACAIAGLPKPAV, from the coding sequence ATGACGGCCAGGATCATCGACGGAAAAGTCATTGCCGCGGAGCTGCGCGCCCGTGTCGCGGACGAGGTCGCCCGCGTCAAGCGCGAGCACAATCTGGTGCCGGGCTTAGCGGTCGTGCTGGTCGGCAGCGATCCCGCCAGCGAAGTCTATGTCCGCTCCAAGCACACCCAGACGCAAGCCGCCGGCATGGCCTCGTTCGAGCACAAGCTGCCGGCCGACGTCTCGCAGGGCGATCTGCTGGCGCTGGTCGCCAAGCTCAATCGCGATCCCGCCGTGCACGGCATCCTGGTGCAGCTGCCGCTGCCGAAGGGCCTCAACACCGAGGCCGTGATCAACGCCATCGATCCCGCCAAGGACGTCGACGGGCTGCATCCGAACAATGCCGGCCGGCTCGCCGGCGGCTTCCAGGCGCTGTCGCCCTGCACGCCACTCGGTTGCATCATTTTGACCAAGAGCGTGCACGCCTCGCTCGAAGGCATGAACGCCATCGTGATCGGCCGTTCCAACCTGGTCGGCCGCCCGCTGGTGCAGCTGCTGCTGAACGAGAACGCCACGGTGACGATCGCGCATTCGCGCTCGCGCGATCTGCCTGGCCTCGTCAAACGCGCCGACCTCGTCTATGCCGCGGTCGGCAAGGCGGAAATGGTGCGCGGCGACTGGCTGAAGCCGGGCGCGACCGTGATCGACGTCGGCATCAATCGTATCCCGAAAGAAGACGGCAAGACGCGCCTCGTCGGCGACGTCGCCTATCAGGAAGCGCTTGGCGTCGCCGGCGCAATCACGCCGGTTCCCGGCGGTGTGGGCCAGATGACGGTGGCGTGCCTGCTGGTCAACACGCTGCGCGCGGCGTGTGCAATCGCCGGCCTGCCGAAGCCGGCGGTGTAA
- a CDS encoding YggT family protein translates to MRAVLDIVIIVLDLYVWLLIASAILSWLIAFNVVNTRNQFVSAVAEFLFRITEPVLAPIRNFLPNLGGIDISPIILILIIMFLERVIMYYIYPNVI, encoded by the coding sequence ATGCGTGCCGTTCTCGACATCGTCATCATCGTGCTCGACCTCTACGTCTGGCTGCTGATCGCCTCCGCGATCCTGTCCTGGCTGATCGCCTTCAACGTGGTGAACACCCGCAACCAGTTCGTTTCGGCGGTGGCGGAGTTCCTGTTCCGCATCACCGAGCCGGTGCTGGCGCCGATTCGCAATTTCCTGCCCAATCTCGGCGGCATCGACATCTCGCCGATCATCCTGATCCTGATCATCATGTTCCTCGAGCGGGTGATCATGTACTACATCTACCCGAACGTGATTTAG
- a CDS encoding GNAT family N-acetyltransferase, producing the protein MSTTLIEVRPAKAADAAAVASTHDEAWRSAYQGIIPGAELEKLINRRGPQWWDSAIRKGSRVSVLVFGDKIAGYANYGRNRARSLHFDGEIYELYLRPEFQGLGFGRRLFAAARRDLMQSNLKSMVVWALSDNDPATEFYRALGGRMVARSSERFGPKSLDKVAFAWTN; encoded by the coding sequence ATGAGCACAACCCTGATCGAGGTCCGGCCGGCCAAAGCTGCTGACGCAGCCGCGGTGGCGTCTACCCATGACGAAGCCTGGCGCTCAGCCTATCAGGGCATCATCCCCGGCGCCGAGCTGGAAAAGCTGATCAATCGCCGCGGCCCGCAATGGTGGGACAGCGCGATCCGCAAGGGCAGCCGCGTCAGCGTGCTGGTGTTCGGCGACAAGATCGCCGGCTATGCGAATTACGGCCGTAACCGCGCCCGCAGCCTGCATTTCGACGGCGAAATCTACGAGCTTTATCTGCGTCCGGAATTCCAGGGGCTGGGCTTCGGCCGGCGCCTGTTCGCCGCAGCCCGCCGCGACCTGATGCAGAGCAATTTGAAGAGCATGGTGGTCTGGGCACTGTCCGACAACGATCCGGCGACGGAGTTTTACCGGGCGCTGGGAGGCCGCATGGTGGCGCGCTCCTCGGAGCGATTCGGACCTAAATCGCTCGACAAGGTCGCTTTCGCCTGGACCAATTGA
- a CDS encoding DUF2269 domain-containing protein, translated as MTLYFLVKFLHVLGAIVILGTGSGIAFFMLMAHRSHDAEFIARTASVVVIADALFTLSAVILQPVTGGLLMMLSATSITERWLLVSLALYAVAGLFWVPVVFMQIEMRDLARKAAEQRVALPPRYFTLYRRWFAFGFPGFGATMLILWLMIAKPF; from the coding sequence ATGACGCTGTATTTCCTGGTCAAATTTCTGCATGTGCTCGGCGCCATCGTCATTCTCGGCACCGGCAGCGGGATCGCGTTCTTCATGCTGATGGCGCATCGCAGCCACGATGCCGAGTTCATCGCGCGCACGGCCTCGGTCGTGGTGATTGCCGACGCCCTGTTCACGCTCTCGGCCGTCATTCTCCAGCCGGTCACGGGCGGACTATTGATGATGCTCTCGGCGACGTCGATCACGGAGCGCTGGCTGCTCGTCTCCCTCGCGCTCTATGCCGTCGCCGGGCTGTTCTGGGTGCCTGTCGTGTTCATGCAGATCGAGATGCGCGATCTCGCGCGCAAGGCTGCCGAGCAGCGCGTGGCCCTGCCGCCGCGCTATTTTACGCTGTACCGCCGCTGGTTCGCCTTCGGCTTCCCTGGTTTCGGTGCGACGATGCTGATCCTCTGGCTGATGATCGCAAAGCCGTTTTGA
- a CDS encoding glutamine amidotransferase, translating to MSFRTDRFGGAEVVPFRRRAPDAADPKPPLPVLIVLHQESSTPGRVGNALRALGHRLDIRRPRFGDPLPRTLEHHAGSVFFGGPMSANDCDDYIRREIDWIEIPLREQRPFLGICLGAQMLAMQLGARVAPHPDALTQIGYYPIRPTAAGHALCPDWPGKVYHWHREGFELPSGAELLAEGDDFPVQAFCAGNAFGFQFHPDVTYAMMHRWTTRGYDGLSAPGACARHHHFADRAVYDVAERAWLKNFVDGWLARRPVMAQAAE from the coding sequence ATGTCGTTCCGGACGGACAGGTTTGGTGGCGCGGAGGTGGTCCCCTTCAGGAGAAGGGCGCCAGACGCCGCCGACCCCAAGCCGCCGCTGCCCGTTCTGATCGTCCTGCATCAGGAATCCTCGACACCCGGCCGGGTCGGCAATGCCTTGCGAGCGCTCGGCCATCGCCTCGACATCCGCCGGCCGCGCTTCGGCGATCCCTTGCCCCGGACGCTCGAGCATCACGCAGGTAGCGTGTTTTTCGGCGGCCCGATGAGCGCCAATGATTGCGACGACTACATCCGCCGCGAGATCGACTGGATCGAAATTCCGCTCCGCGAGCAGCGCCCGTTTCTCGGCATCTGCTTAGGTGCGCAGATGCTCGCGATGCAGCTCGGCGCCCGCGTCGCGCCGCACCCCGATGCGCTCACGCAGATCGGTTACTATCCGATCCGGCCGACAGCGGCGGGCCACGCGTTGTGCCCGGACTGGCCGGGCAAGGTCTATCACTGGCACCGCGAGGGGTTTGAGCTGCCCAGTGGCGCGGAGCTGCTCGCAGAGGGTGACGATTTTCCGGTGCAGGCGTTCTGTGCCGGCAATGCCTTCGGCTTCCAGTTTCATCCTGACGTGACCTACGCGATGATGCATCGCTGGACCACGCGTGGCTATGACGGCCTGAGCGCGCCCGGTGCGTGCGCCCGCCACCATCATTTCGCGGACCGCGCGGTCTACGACGTTGCCGAGCGCGCCTGGCTGAAGAATTTCGTCGACGGCTGGCTGGCGCGCAGGCCGGTCATGGCGCAGGCCGCCGAATAA
- a CDS encoding S9 family peptidase: MRFSALIVALFVLATPARAQSALGASGAEGEPFRRQDWRVPTSDAGIAARALLFRPPGEGPFRLALIAHASTQNVLRRAQMPQPEYRALVALLVARGFAVLVPERLGHGATGGRYVEDQGGCDEADYARSGRATAEEISRALEFQRTQDFVRKDGAVVVGHSAGGWGALALAHADPKTVAAIIAFAPGRGGHANDFPNQICAPHTLLAAAGEFGKTARVPVTWLVAANDTYFAPAFSRQLADAFRSSGGKVDFRALPAVGSEGHWMIETEAGVKAAGAELERALKSPKPVAAKKP, from the coding sequence ATGCGGTTCTCTGCGCTCATCGTTGCCCTTTTCGTCCTCGCCACGCCCGCACGCGCACAGAGCGCGTTGGGGGCGTCGGGCGCCGAAGGCGAACCGTTTCGCCGGCAAGACTGGCGCGTGCCCACGTCGGACGCCGGCATCGCGGCGCGCGCATTGCTCTTCCGCCCGCCGGGCGAAGGTCCGTTCCGCCTCGCGCTAATCGCGCATGCCTCAACGCAAAATGTGTTGCGTCGTGCGCAAATGCCGCAACCGGAGTATCGTGCGCTGGTCGCGTTGCTGGTCGCGCGCGGCTTCGCGGTACTGGTGCCGGAACGGCTCGGCCATGGCGCAACCGGCGGCCGCTATGTCGAGGACCAGGGCGGCTGCGACGAGGCGGACTATGCGCGCTCGGGCCGCGCCACCGCCGAGGAAATCTCGCGCGCACTGGAATTCCAGCGGACGCAGGATTTTGTTCGCAAGGATGGCGCCGTCGTGGTCGGTCATTCGGCGGGCGGCTGGGGCGCGCTGGCGCTTGCCCATGCCGACCCCAAGACGGTTGCCGCCATCATCGCCTTCGCACCCGGGCGCGGCGGCCACGCCAACGACTTCCCGAACCAGATCTGCGCGCCGCATACGCTTCTGGCGGCAGCAGGCGAATTCGGCAAGACGGCGCGGGTGCCGGTCACCTGGCTGGTCGCGGCCAACGACACCTATTTCGCGCCGGCATTTTCCCGACAATTGGCCGATGCGTTTCGTAGCAGTGGTGGCAAGGTCGATTTCCGCGCGCTGCCCGCCGTGGGCAGCGAGGGCCACTGGATGATCGAGACCGAAGCCGGCGTCAAAGCCGCCGGCGCCGAGCTCGAGCGCGCGCTGAAATCGCCAAAGCCGGTCGCAGCCAAAAAGCCATGA
- a CDS encoding DUF167 domain-containing protein produces MASTKPSTEPWRYSTSGISIPLRVTPRGGRDAIDGVETLSDGRTVLKVRVRAIADGGEANRAVLQLIAKSLGVPKANVRLLSGATSRLKQIAVDGDPVRLGEALRRLAAAKSTDKD; encoded by the coding sequence TTGGCTTCGACAAAGCCCTCTACAGAACCTTGGCGCTATTCCACCTCGGGCATCAGTATCCCGCTGCGGGTGACGCCGCGCGGCGGCCGCGACGCCATCGATGGTGTCGAGACGCTCTCCGACGGCCGCACCGTGCTCAAGGTGCGGGTGCGCGCGATTGCCGATGGCGGCGAGGCCAACCGCGCGGTCTTGCAACTGATTGCGAAATCGCTCGGCGTGCCGAAGGCGAACGTGCGGCTGCTCTCGGGCGCCACCTCGCGGCTGAAGCAGATTGCGGTCGATGGCGACCCGGTACGCCTTGGTGAGGCGCTGCGCCGGCTCGCCGCGGCCAAATCGACGGACAAGGATTAG
- the ppa gene encoding inorganic diphosphatase, which translates to MRIDAVSIGTKAPNEVNVIIEVPVGGEPIKYEMDKEAGTLVVDRFLYTPMRYPGNYGFIPHTLSDDGDPCDVLIVNTRAIIPGAVMSVRPVGVLFMEDEAGGDEKILAVPSSKLTQRYDKVKAYSDLPDITLQQIQHFFEHYKDLEPGKWVKVLRWGGPEDAHKLILEGIERAKKAK; encoded by the coding sequence ATGCGTATCGATGCGGTCTCGATCGGGACCAAAGCGCCAAACGAAGTCAACGTCATCATCGAAGTGCCGGTTGGCGGCGAGCCGATCAAGTATGAGATGGACAAGGAAGCCGGCACGCTGGTGGTCGACCGCTTCCTCTATACGCCGATGCGCTACCCCGGGAATTACGGCTTCATCCCGCACACGCTGTCGGATGACGGCGACCCCTGCGACGTCTTGATCGTCAACACCCGCGCCATCATCCCCGGCGCCGTCATGAGCGTGCGCCCGGTCGGCGTGCTGTTCATGGAGGACGAGGCCGGCGGCGACGAAAAGATTCTGGCGGTGCCGTCGTCAAAGCTCACGCAGCGCTACGACAAGGTCAAAGCCTATAGCGACCTGCCCGACATCACGCTGCAGCAGATCCAGCACTTCTTCGAGCACTATAAGGATCTCGAGCCGGGCAAATGGGTGAAAGTGCTGCGCTGGGGCGGCCCGGAGGACGCGCACAAGCTGATCCTCGAAGGCATCGAGCGCGCGAAGAAAGCGAAGTAG